A portion of the Streptomyces sp. NBC_00376 genome contains these proteins:
- a CDS encoding IS110 family transposase, which yields MFEIEDVGVFLGLDVGKSAHHGHGLTPAGKKVFDKPLPNSEPKLRAVFEKLTAKFGTVLVIVDQPASIGALPLTVARDAGCRVAYLPGLAMRRIADLYPGEAKTDAKDAAVIADAARTMPHTLRSLELTDEITAELTVLTGFDQDLAAEATRTSNRIRGLLTQFHPSLERVLGPRLDHQAVTWLLERYGSPAALRKAGRRRLVELIRPKAPRMATRLIDEVFDALDEQTVVVPGTGTLDIVIPSLAGQLTAVHTQRRAMEAQINSLLEAHPLSKVLTSMPGVGVRTAAVLLVTVGDGTSFPSAAHLASYAGLAPTTKSSGTSIHGEHAPRGGNRQLKRAMFLSAFACMNADPASRTYYDKQRARGKTHTQALLRLARQRISVLFAMLRDGTFYESRVPETATA from the coding sequence ATGTTCGAGATCGAAGACGTGGGTGTGTTCCTCGGCCTGGACGTCGGAAAGTCCGCTCACCACGGCCACGGGCTGACCCCAGCCGGGAAGAAGGTCTTCGACAAGCCGCTGCCCAACAGCGAGCCGAAGCTGCGGGCCGTGTTCGAGAAGCTGACCGCGAAGTTCGGCACCGTCCTGGTCATCGTGGACCAGCCCGCCTCCATCGGCGCCCTGCCGTTGACCGTCGCCCGCGACGCCGGCTGCCGCGTCGCCTACCTGCCCGGCCTGGCCATGCGCCGGATCGCCGACCTCTACCCCGGCGAGGCCAAGACCGACGCGAAGGACGCGGCCGTGATCGCGGACGCCGCACGGACGATGCCGCACACCCTGCGCTCGCTGGAACTCACCGACGAGATCACCGCAGAGCTGACCGTGCTGACCGGCTTCGACCAGGACCTCGCCGCCGAGGCCACCCGCACCTCCAACCGGATACGCGGCCTGCTCACCCAGTTCCACCCCAGCCTGGAACGCGTCCTCGGCCCCCGCCTCGACCACCAGGCCGTGACCTGGCTGCTGGAACGCTACGGATCCCCGGCCGCCCTGCGCAAAGCCGGACGCCGCAGACTCGTGGAGCTGATCCGCCCGAAGGCCCCGCGCATGGCCACCCGGCTGATCGACGAGGTCTTCGACGCCCTGGACGAGCAGACCGTCGTCGTCCCCGGGACCGGCACCCTGGACATCGTGATCCCTTCCCTGGCCGGCCAGCTCACCGCCGTCCACACCCAGCGCCGGGCGATGGAAGCCCAGATCAACAGCCTGCTGGAGGCCCACCCTCTTTCCAAGGTCCTGACGTCGATGCCCGGCGTCGGTGTCAGGACCGCCGCAGTCCTGCTGGTCACCGTCGGCGACGGCACCAGCTTCCCGAGCGCCGCCCACCTGGCCTCCTACGCCGGACTCGCCCCGACCACGAAGTCGTCGGGCACCTCGATCCACGGCGAACACGCGCCCCGAGGCGGCAACCGCCAGCTCAAACGCGCCATGTTCCTCTCCGCCTTCGCCTGCATGAACGCCGACCCCGCCTCCCGCACCTACTACGACAAGCAACGCGCCCGCGGCAAAACCCACACCCAGGCCCTCCTCCGCCTCGCCCGCCAACGCATCAGCGTTCTGTTCGCCATGCTCCGCGACGGCACCTTCTACGAGTCACGAGTCCCCGAAACAGCTACCGCATGA